A region from the Nostoc sp. HK-01 genome encodes:
- a CDS encoding transposase, translating into MKTKAQYKVKNWNAYDAALKLRGSITFWVNEEIIEQWRNQQKTGKKGASNYYSDVAIATMGTIQSVFHLPGRQAEGFLESLFTLMGIELEVPDHSTLSRRLSKLLVKLPVVPKDEAVHVVVDSTGVKVYGEGEWKVRTHGVGKRRTWRKLHLGVDEGSGEILGAVVTTNDMADCEVLPDILEQIDQPIEQVSGDGGYDTKGCYDTISQHGARAIIPPRSNAKIQLPSNTQAPPYPRDENLRRIHQVGRKQWKLESRYHRRSLSETAIFRLKIIFGGKLRRRFFDNQAVELFLQCAALNRMIQLGKPDSYKVEG; encoded by the coding sequence ATGAAGACGAAAGCTCAGTACAAAGTTAAGAATTGGAACGCTTACGATGCAGCATTAAAGCTTCGAGGCAGTATAACTTTCTGGGTAAACGAAGAGATAATAGAGCAGTGGCGCAACCAGCAGAAAACTGGGAAAAAAGGAGCATCGAATTATTATAGTGACGTGGCGATCGCCACTATGGGAACAATTCAATCGGTGTTTCATTTACCAGGGCGACAAGCAGAGGGGTTTTTAGAATCGCTGTTCACGCTCATGGGAATTGAGCTAGAAGTACCAGACCATTCAACGCTATCTCGTCGTTTAAGCAAGTTGTTGGTGAAACTACCTGTAGTGCCAAAAGATGAGGCTGTCCATGTAGTAGTGGATTCAACTGGTGTGAAAGTGTACGGTGAAGGTGAATGGAAAGTCCGCACACATGGAGTAGGTAAAAGACGGACGTGGCGGAAGTTGCATTTAGGAGTTGATGAGGGCAGTGGCGAAATCCTGGGTGCAGTGGTGACGACTAATGATATGGCTGATTGCGAGGTACTGCCTGACATATTGGAGCAGATTGATCAACCGATAGAGCAAGTATCCGGTGATGGTGGCTATGACACAAAAGGTTGTTATGACACCATTTCACAACATGGGGCGAGGGCGATAATTCCACCACGCAGTAACGCCAAAATTCAACTTCCCTCAAACACTCAAGCACCGCCGTATCCTAGGGATGAGAATCTGCGTCGAATACATCAAGTTGGACGCAAGCAATGGAAACTTGAAAGCAGGTATCATCGCCGCTCTTTGTCTGAGACTGCTATATTTCGGCTCAAGATCATCTTTGGTGGCAAGTTAAGACGACGCTTTTTTGACAATCAAGCTGTCGAGTTATTTTTACAATGTGCTGCCCTGAATCGCATGATCCAGTTAGGTAAGCCTGACTCTTATAAAGTCGAAGGCTAA
- a CDS encoding IS1 transposase, translating to MQCPYCGSTKIRKNGKRRGKQNHICTKCDRQFIDVYDPPKGYSEELKHECLKMYLNGMGFRGIERVKGVHHTTIIY from the coding sequence GTGCAATGTCCATACTGTGGGTCTACGAAAATTAGAAAGAATGGCAAACGCCGAGGTAAACAAAATCACATTTGTACAAAGTGCGATCGCCAATTTATCGACGTGTATGATCCGCCCAAAGGATACTCAGAGGAACTGAAACATGAATGCTTAAAAATGTACCTGAATGGTATGGGTTTTCGTGGAATAGAACGGGTGAAAGGTGTACATCATACGACGATAATTTATTAG
- a CDS encoding alcohol dehydrogenase, producing MKAVVFHGIGDIRLDNVPEPKIKDPTDAIIKLTSSAICGTDLHMIRGTFTGMKPGTILGHEGVGIIEEIGSNVRNFKVGDRVVIPSTIACGYCSYCRSGYHAQCDNANPHGHNAGTAFFGGPEAAGPFDGLQAEYARIPYANAGLVKLPKEVTDDQAILLSDIFPTAYFGADIAEITPGDTVAIFGCGPVGQFAIVSARLFGAGRIIAVDTIPSRLEMARDLGAEVIDYNAEDPIEVIRELTGGVGVDRVIDAVGVDANAPDSGPAAEKARQEAQQFQQQLQQIAPQTNPQNGNWHPGNAPSQVLEWAVQALAKAGTLSIIGVYPPSHNFFPIGMAMNKNLTINMGNCNHRKYIPTLVDLVRNGTVDPTKVLTQVEPLMSVIDAYKAFDQRQPGWVKVELVPGAALANV from the coding sequence ATGAAAGCAGTAGTTTTTCACGGAATTGGAGACATTAGACTAGATAACGTACCAGAACCGAAAATTAAAGACCCCACTGATGCCATTATTAAACTGACTTCTAGTGCTATTTGCGGCACAGATTTACACATGATTCGGGGAACATTCACAGGCATGAAACCCGGCACAATTCTAGGGCATGAAGGTGTTGGAATTATTGAAGAGATTGGTTCTAATGTACGGAATTTTAAGGTAGGCGATCGCGTCGTTATTCCCTCAACAATTGCCTGTGGTTACTGTTCTTATTGTCGGAGCGGATACCATGCTCAATGTGATAACGCCAATCCCCACGGACACAACGCTGGGACAGCCTTTTTCGGAGGCCCAGAAGCAGCAGGCCCCTTCGATGGCTTGCAAGCAGAATATGCGCGAATTCCTTATGCCAATGCAGGGTTAGTTAAGCTACCAAAAGAAGTCACAGACGACCAAGCAATTTTGCTGTCTGACATCTTTCCTACAGCATACTTTGGAGCCGATATTGCAGAGATCACACCAGGAGATACAGTTGCCATTTTTGGTTGTGGCCCGGTTGGTCAGTTTGCCATTGTTAGTGCCAGACTGTTTGGTGCAGGACGCATTATTGCAGTAGATACAATCCCATCACGCTTAGAGATGGCGCGTGATTTGGGTGCAGAAGTCATCGATTACAATGCCGAAGATCCAATCGAGGTGATTCGTGAACTCACTGGAGGAGTTGGCGTAGACCGAGTCATTGATGCTGTTGGTGTAGATGCTAATGCTCCTGATAGTGGCCCAGCCGCAGAAAAAGCACGACAAGAAGCACAACAATTTCAACAGCAGTTACAGCAAATTGCTCCGCAAACCAATCCACAAAATGGCAATTGGCATCCAGGGAATGCGCCTTCTCAAGTTTTAGAGTGGGCAGTTCAGGCATTAGCTAAAGCTGGTACACTCTCGATTATTGGAGTATATCCCCCAAGCCACAATTTCTTTCCCATCGGTATGGCGATGAATAAGAATTTGACTATCAATATGGGAAATTGTAATCACCGCAAATATATTCCAACGTTAGTAGATTTAGTTCGTAATGGCACAGTAGACCCGACAAAAGTTTTAACCCAAGTCGAACCGCTAATGTCCGTTATTGATGCGTATAAGGCATTTGACCAAAGGCAACCAGGTTGGGTGAAAGTAGAATTAGTGCCAGGAGCAGCATTAGCTAACGTCTAG